The Lysinibacillus pakistanensis genome includes a window with the following:
- a CDS encoding ABC transporter ATP-binding protein, with translation MNTLLKLNDVHTYIGQYHILQGVNFEAKEGQVSVLLGRNGAGKTTTLKTIMGLTPASKGEVKFHSHSIKKSPTYKVAKLGIGYVPENQGIFADLTVEENMKVAMRKEDAVTLERQNYVLELFPDLKKFWKKAGGHLSGGQKQMLSMARAFINDSKLILIDEPSKGLAPIMVEKVMEAIVEMKKQTSIVLVEQNFIMASRIGEMYTLIDDGRTVHSGKMQDLIHNEELKRKYLGIG, from the coding sequence ATGAACACCTTACTGAAATTAAATGATGTCCACACATATATTGGCCAATACCATATTTTGCAGGGAGTCAATTTTGAGGCAAAGGAAGGTCAGGTAAGTGTACTACTTGGAAGAAATGGAGCAGGGAAAACGACTACTTTAAAAACGATTATGGGATTAACGCCTGCCTCAAAGGGAGAGGTAAAATTCCACTCACACTCTATTAAAAAAAGCCCTACTTATAAAGTGGCAAAATTAGGTATAGGTTATGTGCCTGAAAACCAAGGAATTTTTGCAGATTTAACCGTAGAGGAAAATATGAAAGTGGCGATGCGCAAAGAGGATGCAGTTACCTTAGAGCGACAAAATTATGTGCTGGAGCTGTTTCCTGATTTAAAGAAATTTTGGAAAAAGGCTGGCGGACATCTTTCAGGTGGTCAAAAGCAAATGCTGTCCATGGCAAGGGCATTTATTAATGATAGTAAGTTAATTTTAATTGATGAGCCTTCCAAAGGGCTGGCGCCAATAATGGTAGAGAAAGTAATGGAGGCCATCGTGGAAATGAAGAAACAAACGTCTATTGTACTTGTAGAGCAAAACTTTATTATGGCGAGTCGAATTGGCGAAATGTATACATTAATTGATGACGGGAGAACGGTTCACTCAGGTAAAATGCAGGATCTTATCCATAATGAAGAACTAAAAAGAAAATATCTTGGAATAGGATAA
- a CDS encoding ABC transporter ATP-binding protein encodes MEPILRTENLTIRFGGHIAVDHVNFNMPEKHLKSIIGPNGAGKTTFFNLISGELMPSTGDVYFKGQSLAQKSAIERTRMGLGRSFQITNVFPNLTVLENVRLAVQSKEKVRYQLFRHYKSYKAITEKAEELLTLVLLDNKRDALATMLSHGEKRKLEIAMLLALDTEILLLDEPTAGMSLEEVPTILEIIRRIKNQGDKTILLIEHKMDMILDLSDSIMVLFNGQLLADGTPQDIMKNETVQNAYLGGLYDEHLTEIK; translated from the coding sequence ATGGAGCCTATTTTACGAACAGAAAACTTAACGATTCGTTTTGGCGGACACATAGCTGTAGACCATGTGAATTTTAATATGCCAGAAAAGCATTTGAAATCAATTATTGGACCAAATGGTGCTGGTAAAACAACCTTTTTTAATTTAATCAGTGGGGAATTAATGCCGTCTACTGGAGATGTCTATTTTAAGGGACAATCACTTGCACAAAAATCGGCTATAGAAAGAACGCGTATGGGGCTAGGGCGATCGTTTCAAATTACTAATGTTTTTCCAAACTTGACGGTTTTAGAAAATGTTCGTTTGGCTGTGCAATCAAAGGAGAAAGTACGTTACCAATTATTTCGCCATTATAAAAGCTATAAGGCGATTACAGAAAAAGCAGAGGAGCTATTAACACTCGTTTTACTCGATAATAAAAGGGATGCCCTGGCAACAATGCTGTCTCATGGGGAAAAAAGAAAGCTAGAAATTGCTATGTTGTTAGCACTTGATACAGAAATTCTTCTGCTTGATGAACCAACGGCCGGAATGTCCTTAGAGGAAGTACCAACGATTTTAGAGATCATTCGCAGAATAAAAAACCAGGGGGATAAAACCATTCTCCTTATTGAACACAAGATGGATATGATTCTAGATTTGTCTGACTCGATTATGGTGTTGTTTAATGGTCAGCTTCTTGCGGATGGAACCCCACAGGACATTATGAAAAATGAAACCGTACAAAATGCATATTTAGGGGGTCTGTACGATGAACACCTTACTGAAATTAAATGA